One Tachypleus tridentatus isolate NWPU-2018 chromosome 3, ASM421037v1, whole genome shotgun sequence DNA window includes the following coding sequences:
- the LOC143246773 gene encoding tRNA (guanine(10)-N(2))-methyltransferase TRMT11-like isoform X2 gives MSFSDASVNKRYLLWCVNEHVNFRLSEIVSIASLFQIDISWIEQPSEKPFLVVQFREEQDVKKLMSRTVLIRSAFKLWGQGATYQELHTELKQVSLENIEPFCHPDKSFKVEVETFGKKISRTDKVNRIEGLDFLPLHGPIKLKDPDNIFCLIEYYGLDPNSVPDNPYQVFFGQWICDGQRHLITQTALKDRKFIGNTSMDPTLSLIMANMAKIYHGDLVLDPFVGSGSLLVAAATFGGYVCGTDLDFLMLHGKAKPTRCKQKMREPDENIRSNLRQYGLESHYIDVIVADAALPVWSDQCMFDAIIADPPYGIREATERIGTAKTYTIPDHLVSGHIPSKVSYNLQDIIRDLLNFSGDHLCVGGRLVYWLPVFKNDFQADLVPAHPSLKLISLSEQSLNLHSSRYLVTMERLPQIFKDCKENRNGARVPETTRVFRDKYFQRALQRRLQTCSGQTHIDQSN, from the exons atgTCTTTTTCAGATGCTTCTGTAAATAAAAGATATCTTTTATGGTGTGTTAATGAGCATGTTAATTTTAGACTTTCG GAAATTGTCTCAATTGCTTCATTGTTTCAAATTGACATCTCATGGATAGAACAACCGTCAGAAAAG CCTTTTTTAGTTGTGCAGTTTAGAGAAGAACAGGATGTGAAGAAACTGATGTCAAGAACAGTGTTAATTAG ATCAGCTTTCAAATTGTGGGGCCAAGGTGCTACATACCAAgaacttcatacagagttaaaacAAGTTTCTTTGGAAAATATA GAGCCATTCTGTCATCCTGATAAGTCTTTCAAAGTTGAAGTAGAAACGTTTGGTAAAAAGATTTCAAGAACTGATAAAGTCAATCGTATAGAG GGTCTAGATTTTCTACCCTTACATGGACCTATTAAACTAAAAGATCCAGACAATATTTTCTGCTTGATAGAATACTATGGTCTAGATCCAAACAGTGTTCCTGACAACCCTTACCAGGTGTTCTTCGGACAGTGG ATATGTGATGGACAGCGACACCTGATCACCCAAACTGCATTGAAAGACAGGAAGTTTATTGGAAACACGAGCATGGACCCTACATTGTCACTGATCATGGCCAATATGGCTAAAATATATCATGGTGACCTTGTATTAGATCCCTTTGTCGGTTCAG gtAGTTTACTTGTGGCTGCTGCTACATTTGGTGGGTATGTGTGTGGTACTGACCTCGACTTCTTAATGTTACATGGGAAAG CTAAACCTACTCGGTGTAAGCAAAAGATGAGAGAGCCAGATGAAAACATCAGATCCAACTTGAGACAGTATGGTCTTGAATCCCATTATATCGATGTTATTGTTGCTGATGCAGCTCTTCCAGTCTGGAGTGACCAGTGCATGTTTGATGCTATAATTGCTGATC CTCCTTATGGAATACGAGAAGCAACAGAGAGAATTGGAACAGCTAAAACATACACTATTCCTGACCActt AGTGAGCGGACACATTCCATCAAAAGTATCTTACAATTTGCAAGACATAATTCGTGACCTGCTAAATTTCAGTGGGGATCATCTTTGTGTTGGAGGTCGTCTTGTATATTGGTTACCAGTTTTTAAGAATGA TTTTCAGGCTGATTTGGTTCCTGCTCATCCTAGCCTTAAATTAATTAGCTTAAGTGAACAGTCATTGAACTTGCATTCCTCTCGATATCTGGTCACCATGGAAAGGTTACCTCAAATTTTCAAG
- the LOC143246773 gene encoding tRNA (guanine(10)-N(2))-methyltransferase TRMT11-like isoform X1, giving the protein MSFSDASVNKRYLLWCVNEHVNFRLSEIVSIASLFQIDISWIEQPSEKPFLVVQFREEQDVKKLMSRTVLIRSAFKLWGQGATYQELHTELKQVSLENIEPFCHPDKSFKVEVETFGKKISRTDKVNRIEGLDFLPLHGPIKLKDPDNIFCLIEYYGLDPNSVPDNPYQVFFGQWICDGQRHLITQTALKDRKFIGNTSMDPTLSLIMANMAKIYHGDLVLDPFVGSGFPSSLMYFQLFKKSGSLLVAAATFGGYVCGTDLDFLMLHGKAKPTRCKQKMREPDENIRSNLRQYGLESHYIDVIVADAALPVWSDQCMFDAIIADPPYGIREATERIGTAKTYTIPDHLVSGHIPSKVSYNLQDIIRDLLNFSGDHLCVGGRLVYWLPVFKNDFQADLVPAHPSLKLISLSEQSLNLHSSRYLVTMERLPQIFKDCKENRNGARVPETTRVFRDKYFQRALQRRLQTCSGQTHIDQSN; this is encoded by the exons atgTCTTTTTCAGATGCTTCTGTAAATAAAAGATATCTTTTATGGTGTGTTAATGAGCATGTTAATTTTAGACTTTCG GAAATTGTCTCAATTGCTTCATTGTTTCAAATTGACATCTCATGGATAGAACAACCGTCAGAAAAG CCTTTTTTAGTTGTGCAGTTTAGAGAAGAACAGGATGTGAAGAAACTGATGTCAAGAACAGTGTTAATTAG ATCAGCTTTCAAATTGTGGGGCCAAGGTGCTACATACCAAgaacttcatacagagttaaaacAAGTTTCTTTGGAAAATATA GAGCCATTCTGTCATCCTGATAAGTCTTTCAAAGTTGAAGTAGAAACGTTTGGTAAAAAGATTTCAAGAACTGATAAAGTCAATCGTATAGAG GGTCTAGATTTTCTACCCTTACATGGACCTATTAAACTAAAAGATCCAGACAATATTTTCTGCTTGATAGAATACTATGGTCTAGATCCAAACAGTGTTCCTGACAACCCTTACCAGGTGTTCTTCGGACAGTGG ATATGTGATGGACAGCGACACCTGATCACCCAAACTGCATTGAAAGACAGGAAGTTTATTGGAAACACGAGCATGGACCCTACATTGTCACTGATCATGGCCAATATGGCTAAAATATATCATGGTGACCTTGTATTAGATCCCTTTGTCGGTTCAG GTTTTCCCTCTTCTCTAATGTATTTCCAACTCTTCAAGAAGTCAG gtAGTTTACTTGTGGCTGCTGCTACATTTGGTGGGTATGTGTGTGGTACTGACCTCGACTTCTTAATGTTACATGGGAAAG CTAAACCTACTCGGTGTAAGCAAAAGATGAGAGAGCCAGATGAAAACATCAGATCCAACTTGAGACAGTATGGTCTTGAATCCCATTATATCGATGTTATTGTTGCTGATGCAGCTCTTCCAGTCTGGAGTGACCAGTGCATGTTTGATGCTATAATTGCTGATC CTCCTTATGGAATACGAGAAGCAACAGAGAGAATTGGAACAGCTAAAACATACACTATTCCTGACCActt AGTGAGCGGACACATTCCATCAAAAGTATCTTACAATTTGCAAGACATAATTCGTGACCTGCTAAATTTCAGTGGGGATCATCTTTGTGTTGGAGGTCGTCTTGTATATTGGTTACCAGTTTTTAAGAATGA TTTTCAGGCTGATTTGGTTCCTGCTCATCCTAGCCTTAAATTAATTAGCTTAAGTGAACAGTCATTGAACTTGCATTCCTCTCGATATCTGGTCACCATGGAAAGGTTACCTCAAATTTTCAAG